One segment of Chloroflexota bacterium DNA contains the following:
- a CDS encoding methyltransferase domain-containing protein: protein MTAPTLPHEIKAACPRCHVVLEPQGDGLRCPECSQTYASQDGVPVLLLSREADAITGRQQVLYDHVAHDYDQVFKPHVAEHYLKKRTSVVQQLLPFGGSVLDVGCGTGALAGWIQRAGYDVVGVDASTGMLVEALENGVGGVFAAYSSALPFEDGVFDLSLSVATMHHLETPERVADTIAEMGRVVRSGGYVLIWDHNPLNPYWPILMKRVPQDHGDERLVSVWELLEAVRRSGLKPVSAARTGLVPDFMPGALMPVWRHVERMVEANPVLSLFAAHNVVVAQKP, encoded by the coding sequence GTGACCGCCCCAACTCTTCCCCATGAGATCAAGGCGGCCTGCCCCCGCTGCCACGTCGTGCTGGAGCCCCAGGGCGACGGCCTGCGCTGTCCGGAGTGCTCGCAGACCTACGCCAGCCAGGACGGTGTGCCGGTCCTGCTGCTCTCCCGCGAGGCCGATGCCATCACCGGCCGCCAGCAGGTCCTCTACGATCACGTCGCCCATGACTACGACCAGGTCTTCAAGCCGCACGTCGCCGAGCACTACCTGAAGAAGCGGACATCGGTCGTGCAGCAGCTCCTGCCGTTCGGCGGGTCTGTCCTGGATGTGGGCTGCGGCACCGGCGCGCTGGCCGGCTGGATCCAGCGGGCTGGCTATGACGTGGTCGGCGTGGATGCATCCACCGGGATGCTCGTCGAGGCGCTGGAGAACGGCGTCGGCGGGGTGTTCGCGGCCTACTCTTCAGCCTTGCCGTTTGAGGATGGCGTCTTCGACCTCTCGCTGAGCGTCGCCACGATGCACCACCTGGAGACGCCCGAGCGCGTGGCCGACACGATTGCCGAGATGGGCCGCGTGGTGCGGTCTGGCGGCTACGTCCTGATCTGGGACCACAATCCGCTCAACCCGTACTGGCCGATCCTCATGAAGCGCGTCCCGCAGGATCACGGCGACGAACGGCTGGTCAGCGTCTGGGAGCTGTTGGAGGCCGTCCGTCGGTCCGGGCTGAAGCCCGTCAGCGCCGCGCGGACCGGGCTGGTGCCGGACTTCATGCCCGGCGCGCTGATGCCGGTCTGGCGGCACGTCGAGCGGATGGTTGAGGCCAACCCCGTGCTGAGCCTGTTCGCCGCGCACAACGTCGTCGTCGCCCAGAAGCCGTGA
- a CDS encoding aminotransferase class V-fold PLP-dependent enzyme — MTTTDQGIYERLGARRIINAAGPVTRLGGKRLAPEVAAAMAEAAQSHVQIDDLQARASVFLAEATGAEAGLITSGAEAGLLLGTAACIAGMDPRKMDDLPQVHDGRNEVVVQRGHRNAYDHALRAAGAQFVEVGYLGSPGAGCHYAWQIEAAITERTVAIACPVMNTHGTVPLPEVAEVAHRHGLPVIVDAAAGLPPRANLRRFLAEGADLVAFSGGKAIGGPQGSGLLVGRKDLIESARLQMLDMDVYPRIWRAGRELMKSGRLPGPPHHGIGRSCKVGKEQAVGLLVALERYLAHDEEAELAAQAARVYRLAEALDGQKGVRCNLTRPAGGVPRAEVWIDHELLGMSAYDVIEALETGDPVVCVSQGNAPSGGLVINPMTLEDGEERIVAQRILEVVRGGS; from the coding sequence GTGACCACCACGGACCAGGGCATCTACGAGCGGCTGGGCGCCCGCCGCATCATCAACGCGGCCGGGCCAGTGACCCGGCTGGGCGGCAAGCGGCTCGCGCCCGAGGTGGCGGCGGCGATGGCCGAGGCCGCGCAGTCTCACGTGCAGATCGACGACCTGCAGGCCCGCGCCAGCGTCTTCCTGGCCGAGGCGACGGGGGCCGAGGCGGGGCTGATCACCTCCGGCGCGGAGGCCGGGCTGCTGCTCGGCACGGCGGCCTGCATCGCCGGGATGGACCCGCGCAAGATGGACGATCTGCCCCAGGTCCACGACGGGCGCAACGAGGTCGTGGTGCAGCGCGGCCACCGCAACGCCTACGACCACGCCCTGCGAGCGGCCGGAGCGCAGTTCGTGGAGGTCGGCTACCTGGGGTCGCCGGGGGCGGGCTGCCACTACGCCTGGCAGATCGAGGCGGCGATCACCGAGCGGACGGTCGCCATCGCCTGCCCGGTCATGAACACGCACGGGACGGTGCCGCTGCCGGAGGTCGCGGAGGTGGCGCATCGCCACGGGCTGCCGGTGATCGTGGATGCTGCCGCTGGCCTGCCGCCGCGCGCCAACCTGCGCCGCTTCCTGGCCGAGGGCGCGGACCTGGTGGCGTTCTCGGGCGGCAAGGCGATAGGCGGGCCGCAGGGATCGGGGTTGCTGGTCGGCCGGAAGGACTTGATCGAGTCGGCCCGGCTCCAGATGCTCGACATGGATGTGTACCCGCGGATCTGGCGGGCTGGCCGCGAGCTGATGAAGTCGGGACGGTTGCCGGGACCGCCGCACCACGGCATCGGGCGCTCGTGCAAGGTCGGCAAGGAGCAGGCGGTCGGGCTGCTGGTGGCGCTGGAGCGCTACCTCGCGCACGACGAGGAGGCCGAGCTCGCGGCCCAGGCGGCGCGCGTTTACCGGCTGGCCGAGGCATTGGACGGGCAGAAGGGCGTCCGCTGCAACCTGACCCGGCCGGCGGGCGGCGTCCCGAGGGCCGAGGTCTGGATCGACCACGAATTGCTCGGGATGAGCGCCTACGACGTGATCGAGGCGTTGGAGACGGGCGACCCCGTCGTCTGCGTCTCGCAGGGGAACGCCCCGAGCGGCGGGCTGGTCATCAACCCGATGACGTTGGAGGATGGTGAAGAGCGGATCGTGGCGCAGCGCATCCTCGAGGTGGTCAGGGGCGGCAGCTAG
- a CDS encoding ribonuclease activity regulator RraA, whose translation MLIEGLEPLPAGVLEKLGQASTASVTSELFKLGIRHSFMTGVAPLSQGQKMIGEAVTLRYLPYREDLVQWVGNRSHPQRKTINEMGPGEVLVIDARGSLRAGTLGEILMARIKAVGGAGMVTDGAVRDAEGIRGVGIPVFVGGIHASASNTVHYVADANLPIQCGGVTVMPGDIILGDSDGVVVIPRAMAAKIADESVHHDELEVYLYERITGGDELFGVYPPSEETLRDYEAWKKQR comes from the coding sequence ATGCTGATCGAGGGTTTGGAGCCGCTGCCGGCTGGCGTGCTGGAGAAGCTCGGGCAGGCGAGCACGGCATCGGTGACGAGTGAGCTGTTCAAGCTCGGCATCCGCCACAGCTTCATGACGGGTGTTGCGCCGCTCAGCCAGGGTCAGAAGATGATCGGCGAGGCGGTCACGTTGCGCTATCTGCCATACCGTGAAGACCTCGTGCAGTGGGTCGGGAACCGCTCGCACCCGCAGCGCAAAACGATCAACGAGATGGGACCGGGCGAGGTGCTGGTGATCGACGCGCGCGGCTCGCTGCGCGCGGGCACGCTGGGTGAGATCCTGATGGCCCGTATCAAGGCGGTCGGCGGGGCCGGCATGGTCACGGACGGGGCCGTCCGCGACGCCGAGGGCATCCGAGGCGTCGGCATTCCGGTCTTCGTGGGCGGGATCCACGCGTCGGCCAGCAACACGGTCCACTACGTCGCCGACGCCAACCTGCCGATCCAGTGCGGCGGCGTCACCGTGATGCCGGGCGACATCATCCTGGGCGACAGCGACGGCGTGGTGGTGATTCCCCGCGCGATGGCCGCCAAAATCGCGGACGAGTCGGTCCACCACGACGAGCTTGAGGTCTACCTGTACGAGCGCATCACCGGGGGCGATGAGCTGTTCGGCGTCTACCCGCCGAGCGAGGAGACGCTCCGCGACTACGAGGCGTGGAAGAAGCAGCGGTGA
- a CDS encoding excinuclease ABC subunit UvrA, whose amino-acid sequence MTRETTTSTTTPTLPEANRHDLIRVHGARENNLKDISIDIPKRRLTVFTGVSGSGKSSLVFGTIAAESQRMINETYSAFVQGFMPTLARPDVDVLDGLTTAIIVDQQRMGADPRSTVGTATDANAMLRILFSRLGQPHIGSPQAYSFNVPSVRATGSITVDRGSKKAEKVTFTRTGGMCPRCEGRGSVSDFDLTELYDSSKSLNEGAIAIPGYSMEGWYGRIFRGCGFFDPDKPIGQFTVRELNDLLHKEPTRIKVDGINLTYAGLIPSIQKSFLSKDVDAMQPHIRAFVERVVTFTACPDCGGARLSEAARSSKIEGVSIADACAMQISDLAAWVTALDVPSVAPLLATLRRTLDSFVEIGLGYLSLERPAGTLSGGEAQRVKMIRQLGSSLTDVTYVFDEPTIGLHPHDIQRMNDLLLRLRDKGNTVLVVEHKPETIAIADHVVDLGPGAGTAGGTVCYAGSLDGLRTSGTVTGRHFDDRASLKPTVRKPSGALAIRGASLHNLQNVDVDIPLGVLVVVTGVAGSGKSSLVHGSIPASAGVVSVDQAPIRGSRRSNPATYTGLLDPIRTAFAKANGVKPALFSANSEGACPACNGAGVIYTDLAMMAGISTTCEECEGKRFEASVLTYQLGGRNISEVLAMPVAEARAFFGAGPAKLPAAHAILTRLDEVGLGYLSLGQPLTTLSGGEQQRLKLATHLAEKGGIYVLDEPTAGLHLADVEHLLGLLDRLVDAGKSVIVVEHHQAVMAHADWIVDLGPGAGHDGGRVVFEGTPSMLVSSRATLTGQHLAAYVGA is encoded by the coding sequence ATGACCAGGGAGACGACGACGAGCACCACCACGCCGACGCTACCCGAGGCTAACCGTCACGACCTGATCCGTGTACACGGTGCACGCGAGAACAACCTCAAAGACATCAGCATTGACATTCCCAAGCGCCGGCTGACGGTGTTCACCGGCGTCTCTGGCTCCGGCAAGAGTTCGCTGGTGTTCGGCACCATCGCCGCCGAGTCGCAGCGGATGATCAACGAGACCTACAGCGCGTTCGTCCAGGGCTTCATGCCAACGCTCGCGCGGCCCGACGTGGACGTGCTCGACGGGCTGACGACGGCGATCATCGTCGATCAGCAGCGGATGGGCGCGGACCCGCGCTCGACCGTCGGCACGGCCACCGATGCCAACGCGATGCTGCGTATCCTCTTCAGCCGGCTCGGCCAGCCGCACATCGGGTCGCCGCAAGCGTACTCGTTCAACGTGCCCTCGGTCCGTGCGACCGGTTCGATCACCGTTGACCGTGGCAGCAAGAAGGCCGAGAAGGTCACCTTCACGCGCACGGGCGGGATGTGCCCGCGCTGCGAGGGCCGTGGCTCGGTGAGCGACTTCGACCTGACCGAGCTGTACGACAGCAGCAAGTCGCTCAACGAGGGCGCCATCGCGATCCCTGGGTACAGCATGGAAGGGTGGTACGGCCGGATCTTTCGGGGCTGCGGCTTCTTCGACCCCGACAAGCCGATCGGCCAGTTCACCGTGCGCGAGCTGAACGATCTGCTCCACAAGGAGCCGACCCGGATCAAGGTGGACGGCATCAACCTGACCTACGCCGGGCTGATCCCGTCCATCCAGAAGTCGTTCCTGTCCAAGGATGTGGACGCGATGCAGCCGCACATCCGCGCCTTCGTGGAGCGGGTCGTCACGTTCACGGCCTGCCCGGACTGCGGCGGCGCCCGGCTCAGCGAGGCCGCGCGGTCGTCCAAGATCGAGGGCGTGAGCATCGCCGACGCCTGCGCCATGCAGATCAGCGATCTCGCCGCGTGGGTCACGGCCCTCGACGTGCCATCCGTGGCCCCGTTGCTCGCCACGCTGCGGCGCACGCTGGATTCGTTCGTCGAGATCGGGCTGGGCTACCTCTCCCTGGAGCGGCCGGCCGGCACGCTCTCCGGCGGCGAGGCCCAGCGCGTCAAGATGATCCGCCAGCTTGGCTCCTCGCTCACCGACGTGACGTACGTCTTTGACGAGCCGACCATCGGGCTGCACCCCCACGACATCCAGCGCATGAACGACCTGCTGCTGCGGCTGCGCGACAAGGGCAACACCGTCCTGGTCGTGGAGCACAAGCCCGAGACCATCGCGATTGCCGATCATGTCGTCGATCTCGGACCCGGGGCCGGCACGGCCGGTGGGACCGTCTGCTACGCGGGCAGCCTGGACGGGCTGCGGACCAGCGGCACCGTCACGGGACGGCACTTCGACGACCGCGCATCGCTCAAGCCAACCGTCCGCAAGCCGAGCGGGGCGCTCGCCATCCGGGGCGCATCGCTGCACAACCTCCAGAACGTGGACGTAGACATCCCGCTCGGGGTGCTGGTGGTCGTGACCGGGGTGGCCGGCTCCGGCAAGAGCTCGCTCGTACACGGCTCGATCCCCGCCTCGGCGGGCGTGGTGTCGGTCGACCAGGCGCCGATTCGCGGCTCGCGGCGCAGCAACCCGGCCACCTACACCGGGCTGCTCGACCCGATCCGCACGGCGTTTGCGAAGGCCAACGGCGTGAAGCCGGCCCTGTTCAGCGCCAACTCGGAAGGGGCCTGTCCGGCCTGCAACGGCGCAGGCGTCATCTACACGGACCTCGCGATGATGGCCGGCATCTCCACCACCTGCGAGGAGTGCGAGGGGAAGCGGTTCGAGGCGTCGGTGCTGACCTATCAGCTCGGCGGTCGCAACATCAGCGAGGTGTTGGCGATGCCGGTGGCCGAGGCCCGGGCGTTCTTCGGGGCCGGCCCGGCGAAGCTCCCGGCGGCCCACGCCATCCTGACGCGCCTCGACGAGGTGGGCCTCGGCTATCTGAGCCTCGGCCAGCCGCTCACGACCCTCTCCGGCGGCGAGCAGCAGCGGCTGAAGCTGGCAACTCACCTGGCAGAGAAGGGCGGCATCTACGTCCTGGACGAGCCAACGGCCGGCCTGCACCTGGCGGATGTCGAGCATCTGCTCGGGCTGCTCGACCGGCTGGTGGACGCGGGGAAGTCGGTCATCGTGGTCGAGCACCACCAGGCGGTGATGGCGCACGCCGACTGGATCGTCGATCTCGGCCCGGGGGCCGGCCACGACGGCGGCCGGGTCGTGTTCGAGGGGACGCCGTCGATGCTGGTGTCCAGCCGGGCCACGCTGACCGGACAGCACCTCGCGGCATACGTCGGGGCGTAG
- a CDS encoding glycosyltransferase family 2 protein, which translates to MWHGRTVSVILPTYNEKDSIRQSIEDILALGVADEVLVINNNAAPGTSEEVAKTAAREILETRQGYGNAIRRGFREATGDLIIISEPDGTFLGRDFLKLLAYADDFDVVYGTRTARMFIWRGANMGLFLRWGNWAVAKLVEFLFNSTNLTDVGCTMRLINRDALRVIEPSFTIGGSSFGPEMMVLTMLHGLKMIQIPVNYLPRVGESSVTGDFKKAFYLGMTMIGLVLRYRIRSWLGWKPRRARAGGTA; encoded by the coding sequence ATGTGGCATGGCCGGACCGTATCCGTCATCCTCCCGACGTACAACGAGAAAGATTCGATTCGCCAGAGCATTGAGGACATCCTGGCACTCGGCGTTGCCGATGAAGTCCTCGTCATCAACAACAATGCCGCGCCCGGCACCTCGGAGGAGGTCGCGAAGACCGCGGCGCGCGAGATTCTCGAGACGCGCCAGGGCTATGGCAACGCCATCCGACGCGGCTTCCGTGAGGCCACGGGTGACCTGATCATCATCTCAGAGCCAGACGGCACGTTCCTGGGCCGCGATTTCTTGAAGCTGCTCGCCTACGCCGATGATTTCGACGTGGTCTACGGCACCCGTACGGCCCGCATGTTCATCTGGCGCGGCGCGAATATGGGCCTGTTCCTGCGCTGGGGGAACTGGGCCGTCGCCAAGCTGGTCGAGTTCCTGTTCAACTCCACGAACCTGACCGATGTCGGCTGCACGATGCGCCTCATCAACCGCGACGCCCTGCGGGTCATCGAGCCGAGCTTCACCATCGGGGGCAGCTCCTTCGGCCCCGAAATGATGGTGCTGACGATGCTCCACGGCCTGAAAATGATTCAGATCCCCGTCAACTACCTGCCGCGCGTCGGCGAGTCGTCGGTGACGGGCGATTTCAAGAAGGCGTTCTACCTGGGCATGACGATGATCGGGCTGGTGCTCAGGTATCGAATTCGAAGCTGGCTAGGGTGGAAGCCGCGCCGTGCGCGAGCTGGAGGTACGGCGTGA
- a CDS encoding response regulator, producing MRQKPHRKGHHARPRTVRPKTDEAQSSPENGAAATATATRRKCVLVVEDNATVGGLLVALLREEGYRALRAWDGREAMKMARDRRPDLVVLDLSLPYRDGIEVLRELRANVDTAEAPMVIVSGSATQVSQDDRALVSDAITRPFDIDRLLNVFRRHLGDPEADVPERPYGATDNHLNSW from the coding sequence ATGCGCCAGAAGCCACATCGCAAAGGACATCACGCGCGCCCGCGAACCGTCCGTCCGAAGACCGACGAGGCACAGTCCAGCCCCGAGAACGGCGCCGCGGCCACCGCGACGGCGACGCGCCGCAAGTGCGTGCTGGTGGTCGAGGACAATGCGACGGTCGGCGGCCTGCTGGTCGCCCTGCTGCGCGAAGAGGGCTACCGAGCGCTGCGGGCCTGGGACGGCCGCGAGGCGATGAAGATGGCGCGGGACCGTCGGCCGGATCTGGTGGTGCTGGATCTGAGCCTGCCGTACCGTGACGGCATCGAGGTGCTGCGCGAGCTGCGCGCCAACGTCGACACCGCTGAAGCGCCGATGGTGATCGTCTCGGGGAGCGCCACCCAGGTCTCACAGGACGACCGCGCACTGGTGTCCGACGCCATCACCCGCCCGTTCGACATCGACCGTCTGCTCAACGTCTTCCGGCGGCACCTGGGAGACCCCGAGGCCGACGTGCCCGAGCGGCCATACGGCGCGACGGACAACCACCTGAACAGCTGGTAG
- a CDS encoding alpha/beta fold hydrolase, producing MIHLRSRGWRRALRLGVGAAVLLLAACAQAPAVAPPTATPSPPAAPTPFAAPAAATSLPSPSTSLLPSPSPSPSPVAAGQPVVRVAGVPRFEPDPACSSESQRCGFVVVPERHDQPDGRTIKLAVQVTVRANREAPPDPVVYLQGGPGSKLQPRARSNIGSVTVRHDVILYEQRGIGKSEPALDCPERDEQRVADAAAGTDDAVRQERVRASWTACRDRLRGQGIDLAAYTTAESAADLDDIRVALGYDRLNLVGISYGTYLAQATMRAFPGSVRSVILDSVVPLDRPAIVPIPSANTDHALERTFALCAASPSCDLAYPNLAGIFVRTVQKLGQQPMPVALGPAQGGDIPLTPRLFATMVFRELYGGPGDVPRLIAAADRGDARPFVERVRTLLLFNRSFSEGAELSTICRTLGTTPNEELQFRGPGPLTPLAGPPTDWQGACALWPHVPFDAASRALVRSDIPTLIIAGELDPVTPPANGQRVAAGLSRATYVEVPAEGHTPGVRTSCGREIIAAFLDQPTVPPDVVCVKRMQAGFNVSPP from the coding sequence GTGATCCACCTCCGGTCCCGCGGATGGCGGCGTGCGCTCCGTCTCGGCGTCGGGGCAGCGGTGTTGCTGCTGGCGGCCTGCGCCCAGGCGCCGGCTGTCGCGCCGCCGACCGCCACGCCCTCGCCACCGGCAGCGCCGACACCGTTCGCCGCACCGGCAGCGGCGACGAGCCTGCCGTCGCCGTCGACTTCGCTGTTGCCTTCGCCGTCCCCGTCGCCGAGCCCAGTCGCAGCGGGACAACCAGTCGTGCGGGTGGCTGGCGTTCCGCGCTTCGAGCCAGACCCGGCCTGTTCGTCCGAAAGTCAGCGCTGCGGTTTCGTAGTGGTGCCGGAGCGCCACGACCAGCCAGACGGCCGCACGATCAAGCTCGCCGTCCAGGTTACGGTCCGTGCGAACCGCGAGGCACCGCCCGATCCGGTGGTCTACCTTCAGGGCGGCCCGGGCAGCAAGCTGCAGCCACGCGCGCGGTCCAACATCGGATCGGTGACCGTACGACACGACGTGATCCTGTACGAGCAGCGCGGCATCGGCAAGTCCGAGCCGGCCCTGGATTGCCCGGAGCGCGACGAGCAGCGCGTCGCCGATGCCGCGGCAGGCACAGACGACGCCGTGCGCCAGGAGCGCGTTCGCGCGAGTTGGACCGCCTGTCGGGACCGGCTGCGGGGTCAGGGCATCGACCTCGCAGCCTACACGACCGCCGAGAGCGCCGCCGACCTGGACGACATCCGCGTGGCGTTGGGCTATGACCGGCTCAATCTGGTGGGCATCTCGTACGGTACGTATCTCGCGCAGGCGACGATGCGCGCCTTTCCTGGCAGCGTTCGCAGTGTGATACTCGATTCCGTCGTGCCGCTCGACCGGCCAGCCATTGTGCCGATTCCCTCGGCGAACACGGACCACGCGCTGGAGCGCACGTTTGCGCTGTGCGCCGCCAGCCCATCCTGTGACCTGGCCTATCCGAACCTGGCAGGCATCTTCGTGCGGACGGTGCAGAAGCTCGGACAGCAGCCGATGCCGGTGGCGCTCGGACCGGCGCAGGGCGGCGACATTCCGCTGACGCCGCGACTGTTCGCCACGATGGTATTCCGAGAGCTGTACGGCGGCCCGGGCGACGTGCCGCGCCTGATCGCTGCGGCAGACCGAGGCGACGCCCGGCCATTTGTCGAGCGCGTCCGGACGCTCCTCCTGTTCAACCGGAGCTTCAGCGAGGGCGCGGAGCTGTCCACCATCTGCCGGACGCTCGGCACCACCCCGAACGAGGAGCTGCAGTTTCGCGGCCCTGGCCCGCTGACGCCGCTGGCCGGTCCGCCAACGGACTGGCAGGGAGCATGCGCCTTGTGGCCGCACGTCCCGTTCGACGCGGCCTCCCGCGCGCTGGTGCGGAGCGACATCCCGACGCTGATCATCGCCGGCGAGCTTGACCCGGTCACCCCGCCGGCCAACGGTCAACGGGTCGCGGCCGGACTCAGCCGAGCGACCTACGTCGAAGTGCCAGCGGAAGGCCACACGCCCGGCGTGCGAACGTCCTGTGGCCGGGAGATCATCGCGGCGTTCTTGGATCAGCCGACCGTACCGCCCGACGTCGTATGCGTCAAGCGCATGCAGGCCGGATTCAACGTCTCACCGCCCTGA
- the fabF gene encoding beta-ketoacyl-ACP synthase II produces MSKRIVVTGMGCVTPLGLDMPSTWQGMIEGRSGVGYIKAWDTSAHEVKIGGECPEFSTAKIMNPKEARRIDRFAQFGLVSAVEAWEHSGMTVTPENAEMVGCIAGSGIGGIDSLGKGFETLFTKTPDRVTPFLVVQMLIDLLPGHVSMLLGLKGPNFSVVSACATSGNAIGEAAEVIKRGDADVMLAGGADAGVVPIGIAAFHAMRALSTRNDEPRKASRPFDKDRDGFVMSESGGMVVLEELEHAKARGATIHAELIGYGMSADAHHVSAPAEDGEGAARAMRMALRKAGLTPKDIGYINAHATSTPLGDRSETSAIKSVFGPAAYDVAISSTKSMTGHLLGAAGVVEAIACIKAIQDGILPPTINLDEPDPACDLDYIPNVARKRQIAAALSNSFGFGGHNSSLIFTKYQG; encoded by the coding sequence GTGAGCAAGCGCATCGTCGTGACCGGGATGGGCTGCGTCACGCCCCTGGGTTTGGACATGCCCTCGACCTGGCAGGGCATGATCGAGGGGCGCTCGGGCGTTGGCTACATCAAGGCCTGGGACACCAGCGCCCACGAGGTGAAGATCGGGGGTGAGTGCCCCGAGTTCTCCACCGCGAAGATCATGAACCCGAAAGAGGCGCGCCGCATCGACCGGTTCGCACAGTTCGGGCTGGTGTCCGCCGTCGAGGCCTGGGAGCACTCCGGGATGACGGTCACGCCCGAGAACGCCGAGATGGTGGGCTGCATCGCCGGCTCGGGCATCGGCGGCATCGACTCGCTGGGCAAGGGGTTCGAGACCCTCTTCACCAAGACCCCCGACCGCGTGACGCCCTTCCTGGTCGTGCAGATGCTGATCGACCTGCTGCCGGGGCACGTCTCGATGCTGCTGGGCCTCAAGGGTCCGAACTTCAGCGTTGTCTCGGCCTGCGCCACCAGCGGGAATGCCATCGGCGAAGCGGCCGAGGTCATCAAGCGCGGCGACGCCGACGTGATGCTCGCCGGCGGCGCGGATGCCGGCGTCGTGCCCATCGGCATCGCCGCCTTCCACGCGATGCGTGCGCTCTCGACCCGCAACGACGAGCCGCGGAAGGCCAGCCGCCCGTTCGACAAGGACCGCGACGGCTTCGTCATGTCGGAGTCTGGCGGGATGGTCGTGCTGGAGGAGCTGGAGCACGCGAAGGCTCGCGGCGCGACGATCCATGCCGAGTTGATCGGCTACGGCATGAGCGCCGACGCCCACCACGTGAGCGCCCCGGCCGAGGACGGCGAGGGCGCCGCCCGCGCGATGCGGATGGCCCTCCGCAAGGCCGGCCTCACGCCGAAGGACATCGGCTACATCAACGCGCATGCGACGTCCACGCCGCTGGGGGACCGCTCCGAGACCAGCGCCATCAAGTCGGTGTTCGGGCCGGCCGCCTACGACGTAGCCATCTCCTCCACCAAGTCGATGACCGGCCATCTGCTCGGCGCGGCCGGGGTGGTCGAGGCCATCGCCTGCATCAAGGCGATCCAGGACGGCATCCTCCCGCCGACCATCAACCTGGACGAGCCGGACCCGGCCTGCGACCTTGACTACATCCCGAACGTCGCCCGCAAACGGCAGATCGCGGCTGCCCTCAGCAACTCGTTCGGATTCGGCGGGCACAACAGCTCGCTGATCTTCACGAAGTACCAGGGCTGA
- a CDS encoding ketoacyl-ACP synthase III, translating to MTLPRGQYVRIGGVGKFLPARIMDNHELERLVDTSDEWIRKRTGIAQRRIAAPEDTSASMGVAAARIALERADIDAAALDLIIVSTGTPDHPGFPATASLVQEALGASRAGAFDIGAGCAAFGYGLVAGAQFVQSGAMKNVLVIGSDVMSRIIDWRDRTTCVLFGDGAGAVVLQATERPGGLRSFVLGSDGCGAPQLNVPAGGSRQPATHESVEAREHFLKMEGQSVFRFATKVIPGSMLEALEKAGLSSSDLALVIPHQANIRIIDNAREKLGLPPERVFTNVDRYGNTSAASIPVALCEAFEEGRIQPGDIVAMCAFGAGLSWAAAVWEWH from the coding sequence ATGACGCTTCCACGCGGGCAGTATGTGCGTATCGGCGGGGTCGGCAAGTTCCTGCCCGCCCGCATCATGGACAATCACGAGCTTGAGCGGCTGGTGGACACCTCCGACGAGTGGATCCGCAAGCGGACCGGCATCGCGCAGCGGCGGATCGCGGCTCCCGAGGACACCTCCGCCAGCATGGGCGTCGCGGCGGCGCGGATCGCCCTGGAGCGCGCCGACATCGACGCGGCGGCGCTCGACCTGATCATCGTCTCGACGGGCACGCCCGATCATCCCGGCTTCCCGGCCACCGCATCATTGGTGCAAGAAGCGCTCGGCGCGTCTCGCGCGGGCGCATTCGACATCGGCGCCGGCTGCGCGGCGTTCGGCTACGGCCTGGTGGCTGGCGCGCAGTTCGTCCAGTCCGGCGCGATGAAGAACGTCCTGGTCATCGGTTCTGACGTCATGTCGCGAATCATCGACTGGCGCGACCGGACCACCTGTGTGCTTTTTGGCGACGGCGCGGGCGCAGTGGTGCTCCAGGCGACCGAGCGGCCGGGCGGTCTGCGCTCGTTCGTGCTCGGGTCCGACGGATGCGGTGCGCCGCAGCTCAACGTGCCGGCCGGCGGCTCGCGCCAGCCCGCCACGCACGAGTCGGTAGAGGCGCGCGAGCACTTCCTCAAAATGGAAGGGCAGAGCGTTTTCCGCTTCGCCACGAAGGTCATTCCTGGCTCGATGCTCGAAGCGCTCGAGAAGGCGGGCCTGTCGTCGTCGGACCTGGCCCTGGTGATCCCGCATCAGGCCAACATCCGCATCATCGACAACGCCCGAGAGAAGCTTGGCCTGCCACCGGAGCGCGTCTTTACGAATGTTGACCGGTATGGCAATACCTCAGCGGCCTCAATTCCCGTTGCACTATGTGAGGCCTTTGAAGAGGGGCGAATACAACCGGGCGACATCGTGGCCATGTGTGCTTTTGGGGCCGGCCTCAGCTGGGCAGCCGCCGTCTGGGAGTGGCACTAA